A region of Dehalococcoidales bacterium DNA encodes the following proteins:
- a CDS encoding TIGR04076 family protein, which produces MAKKYDIIAKVVSQKGHCGAGHKVGDEWLISGKTPEGICFSAFHSLYPTARVLMFGGTLPWEADPDVTRLACPDAENPVIIELRRLRD; this is translated from the coding sequence ATGGCAAAAAAATATGATATCATCGCTAAAGTAGTATCGCAAAAGGGACACTGCGGCGCCGGCCACAAGGTTGGTGATGAGTGGCTAATATCCGGGAAAACTCCAGAGGGCATCTGTTTTTCCGCTTTCCATTCGCTGTATCCCACCGCCCGGGTACTGATGTTCGGGGGAACACTCCCCTGGGAAGCCGACCCTGATGTCACCCGGCTCGCCTGCCCGGATGCCGAGAACCCGGTCATCATTGAACTAAGACGATTGCGGGACTAG
- a CDS encoding pyruvate carboxylase subunit B: MAKKNPLKVTDTTFRDGQQSIMATRMQSGDMANIAAEMNRAGFYSMEVWGGATFDVALRFLNEDPWDRPRILKKMLPDTPLQMLLRGQSLVGYRHYADDVVNTFVHHAAEVGIDIFRVFDALNDERNLETCLRAIKESGKHAQLSICYSLTERKMGGPVYNLDYYIKKAQILQDMGADSICIKDMAGILSPDDAYTLVKALKRFLKVPLQLHTHYTSGMASMTCLKAIESGVDIIDTALAPFALRSSHQAIEPLIVALQGTVRDTGLDLNRMLTLGEYLESIAPKYREYLNQTRLSVIDTGVLVHQIPGGMISNLVTQLRQVNALDKLEQVYQEIPRIRKELGYPPLVTPTSQIVGVLAVQNVIAGRYKLIPTQVMDYCRGLYGHPPAPIDPDVQRKVLNYVKGDKPIIDCRPADLLDPELDRTRESIKDFTRDIGDILTVALYPDTGLRFVKRKYGLDDPSPK, from the coding sequence ATGGCGAAAAAGAATCCCCTTAAAGTTACTGATACTACCTTTCGGGACGGCCAGCAGTCGATTATGGCTACCCGTATGCAATCCGGAGATATGGCTAATATCGCTGCCGAAATGAACCGGGCTGGTTTCTACTCTATGGAAGTCTGGGGAGGGGCAACTTTTGATGTGGCCCTCCGTTTCTTGAATGAGGATCCCTGGGATAGACCTCGTATCCTCAAGAAAATGCTGCCGGACACACCACTGCAAATGCTGCTCAGGGGCCAGAGTCTGGTCGGGTATCGCCATTACGCTGATGACGTCGTAAACACCTTCGTACACCATGCTGCTGAGGTTGGGATTGACATCTTCCGGGTATTCGATGCCTTGAATGACGAGCGTAACCTGGAAACCTGCCTCAGGGCTATAAAGGAATCCGGTAAGCATGCTCAGCTCTCCATCTGCTACTCACTTACCGAGCGTAAGATGGGGGGCCCGGTATATAACCTGGACTACTACATCAAAAAGGCACAAATACTGCAGGATATGGGAGCCGATAGCATCTGTATCAAGGACATGGCAGGGATTCTTTCACCTGATGACGCCTATACCCTGGTCAAGGCGCTTAAACGGTTTCTCAAGGTGCCGCTGCAGCTACATACCCACTATACCAGTGGTATGGCATCCATGACCTGCCTCAAAGCCATTGAGTCAGGAGTAGATATTATTGATACCGCCCTTGCTCCGTTTGCTTTGAGGTCATCACATCAGGCCATTGAACCGCTCATAGTTGCCCTGCAGGGGACTGTACGGGATACTGGCCTTGACTTGAACCGTATGCTTACCCTGGGAGAGTATCTTGAGTCTATAGCTCCTAAGTACCGCGAATATTTAAATCAAACCAGGCTATCGGTCATTGATACCGGTGTGCTGGTGCATCAAATTCCCGGAGGTATGATTTCCAATCTGGTCACCCAGCTTCGCCAGGTTAATGCTCTTGATAAGCTTGAGCAAGTTTATCAAGAGATACCACGCATTCGCAAGGAGTTGGGCTATCCACCCCTGGTCACTCCTACCAGTCAGATAGTTGGTGTTCTGGCTGTCCAGAACGTGATTGCTGGTCGCTATAAACTGATACCAACCCAGGTAATGGACTACTGTCGTGGCTTGTACGGGCATCCCCCGGCTCCCATTGACCCTGACGTGCAACGAAAAGTACTCAACTATGTCAAGGGCGATAAACCCATAATAGATTGCCGCCCGGCAGACTTGCTTGATCCGGAGCTGGACAGGACCCGGGAATCAATCAAGGACTTCACCCGGGACATCGGTGACATTCTTACCGTGGCTCTCTATCCTGACACCGGACTCCGCTTTGTGAAGCGGAAGTATGGACTAGATGACCCATCTCCGAAGTAA
- a CDS encoding NADH:flavin oxidoreductase, protein MSGLFDSIEIRGLKIKNRLVMPPMATKMATKDGEVTDRHIKHYGARAKGGVGLIILEHTYVSANGKMSDGQLGIYDDKLLDGLRRLVQAIHREGARVGIQLTHSGSRTTREIIKEQPAGPWNIPVPGDEEVPRPFTIEEIKNIVTAFSAAARRAVEAGFDIVELHGAHGYLLSQFLSPYTNRRQDEYGGNWEGRLHLPLETISEVRGRIGEDTPLFYRFGADDMLEGGLTGNEAKLIAPRLEQSGVDVIDISGGLGGSGRDRFTEQGYFVPLARAIKDTVEIPVIGVGNITDAHYANTIVEQDMVDMVAFGRLLLSEPEYPKQAAHELGVKAF, encoded by the coding sequence ATGTCAGGACTTTTCGACTCTATCGAAATTAGAGGGCTCAAAATTAAAAACCGCTTGGTTATGCCGCCGATGGCCACAAAAATGGCTACAAAAGATGGTGAGGTTACTGACCGGCATATTAAACATTATGGGGCCAGGGCCAAGGGTGGAGTAGGACTGATTATCCTGGAGCATACCTATGTGTCAGCAAATGGCAAAATGTCTGACGGGCAGCTTGGAATATATGATGATAAGCTTCTGGACGGCCTGCGGCGTCTGGTCCAGGCCATACATCGTGAGGGCGCCAGAGTGGGTATACAGCTAACCCATTCAGGGTCGAGAACTACCCGGGAGATAATCAAGGAGCAGCCTGCCGGCCCCTGGAATATACCTGTTCCCGGTGATGAAGAGGTACCCAGACCGTTTACTATCGAAGAGATAAAGAATATAGTAACGGCTTTCAGCGCGGCAGCACGCCGGGCGGTTGAGGCGGGCTTTGATATTGTGGAATTGCACGGAGCTCATGGCTATCTTCTCAGTCAGTTCCTCTCCCCTTACACTAACCGGCGCCAAGATGAATATGGTGGCAATTGGGAAGGGCGGCTCCATCTCCCACTGGAAACAATCAGCGAAGTTAGAGGCAGAATTGGCGAAGATACACCTCTATTTTACCGCTTTGGCGCCGATGATATGCTAGAGGGCGGCCTCACTGGAAATGAAGCAAAGCTTATCGCGCCTCGTTTGGAGCAGAGCGGAGTCGACGTCATCGATATTTCCGGTGGTCTGGGCGGTTCCGGTCGTGATCGTTTCACCGAGCAGGGTTATTTTGTGCCTCTGGCCCGGGCTATTAAAGATACAGTGGAAATCCCCGTAATCGGGGTAGGGAACATTACTGACGCTCACTATGCCAATACCATCGTTGAGCAGGATATGGTAGATATGGTTGCCTTTGGTCGCCTGTTGCTTTCCGAGCCGGAGTATCCTAAACAGGCGGCGCATGAATTGGGAGTAAAGGCGTTTTAA
- a CDS encoding enoyl-CoA hydratase/isomerase family protein, producing the protein MAYDRGRQPDPAAAALQKGMEMDLNAPREPFEIHGDSWYNKPLDYKVVIYEADHETHVAKVTMNRPERLNALSHQLRAELFHALKVAERDKDINAIIIKGAGRAFSTGYDLGGGNAGTPEPDFGSQYIGDSHWHRYLVNQYWQIWELSKIVIAQTHGYVLAGGSDLMSVCDLLVTTPDCQFGYPAIRAMSAPDLMWFPWFLPKMKAAEMVYTGDSITGEEMHRLGAATYCVPQPDIDEFTEAFAKRVALIPWQANSIRKRMLQKAYEFMGWKLGLEITALMQEQLSQTEPLKEWGEVFRKLPLREYLTLRDKPYKDYRTAEQTILERAKREGEAWKGVSEETKPGA; encoded by the coding sequence ATGGCATACGATAGAGGCAGACAGCCTGACCCGGCAGCGGCAGCGTTGCAAAAGGGCATGGAAATGGACTTGAACGCTCCCAGAGAACCCTTTGAGATACATGGGGACAGCTGGTACAACAAACCCCTGGACTACAAGGTGGTCATTTACGAGGCAGACCACGAGACGCACGTGGCCAAGGTCACCATGAACCGGCCGGAGAGACTGAATGCTCTGAGCCACCAGCTTCGCGCCGAGCTTTTCCACGCCCTCAAGGTCGCCGAGCGTGATAAAGATATCAATGCGATTATCATCAAAGGCGCCGGGCGCGCCTTCAGCACCGGCTATGACCTGGGAGGCGGTAATGCCGGGACTCCGGAACCTGACTTCGGCTCCCAGTACATCGGCGATTCGCACTGGCACCGCTACCTGGTCAACCAGTACTGGCAGATATGGGAGCTATCCAAGATAGTCATCGCGCAAACTCACGGTTACGTCCTGGCAGGCGGCTCGGACTTAATGAGTGTTTGCGACCTGCTGGTAACTACCCCTGACTGCCAGTTCGGCTACCCGGCAATCAGGGCCATGTCTGCTCCTGACCTGATGTGGTTCCCCTGGTTCCTGCCCAAAATGAAGGCGGCGGAGATGGTCTACACCGGTGACAGCATCACCGGTGAGGAAATGCACCGCCTGGGCGCGGCAACATATTGTGTTCCCCAGCCGGACATTGACGAGTTTACCGAGGCCTTTGCCAAACGGGTGGCGCTGATTCCCTGGCAGGCAAACAGCATCCGCAAAAGGATGTTACAGAAAGCGTACGAGTTCATGGGATGGAAGCTGGGACTGGAGATAACAGCCCTGATGCAGGAGCAACTGAGCCAGACTGAGCCACTGAAAGAGTGGGGTGAGGTATTCCGCAAGCTACCGCTTCGGGAGTACCTGACTCTCCGGGACAAGCCCTATAAGGACTACCGTACCGCGGAACAGACAATACTGGAGCGTGCTAAAAGAGAAGGAGAGGCCTGGAAAGGTGTAAGTGAAGAGACCAAACCCGGTGCCTGA